The DNA sequence CTTTATACAAAAATGAAAAAGATAACAccttttcttcttttgcttGAGCTACTGGGGTGTAATTCTAGTTTGTACTGTGTTGCTGAAGTTAACTGAGAAGTGGTCAAAGTAACTTTAGTAGCATTGTTTTTTTCCACACCGGTAAACCGAATTTCATTACCAAGGCAACGAAATTACAAAGTCAACGTTTGAACCAAACAAAAACAGCTAACTAGAGAATCAGTTTGGTAATCATGTGCAGTCCTATATTCCTGTGCTTCAGCATTAGTTTGTTTTAGTGTTGATTAGTTATAGTGTTCTATGGAAGCTACAGAAACCAATGGTTGGAGGCTGTCCTCCACTGTTATCTTGACTGAAAAGTGTTGGGTATATTGAATTTGAGTCTACATTCGAACTACAAAATTCCAAATTTGGAATTTTATCAGTCGAACTCAAAGATGTAAGTTAAACCACTATATGGATGTCAAATCTTTAAATAATTAAATTTATTTATCTTGGTTGAAATGAATTTGAGTTTTGCAATTACAAGTTTAGATGCATCATTGaacatttaattatatgcttttGCATACGCTTTTGTGAATGACCTGGATATTTTCATATTCATGTTAAGGATGCTGGCCTTTTAATaatactagtttgttaaagaatTGCCTTGAGGTTTGTGAAGGTCTTCTTTAAACATGGCCCCAGTTCTCATGTTCATCTGTCTGACACCCTTTCCCTCAAGCAGTCATGCAGAAAGGAAGTGTTCTATTTCCATCCAGTGGAATCTCTCTTACCACTGAAATAGAGAATTCTCTTCCCAGATTAGAAAATCCTAGCAACAGATAATCAAATCCTGGTTGTTTTGAAATAATAAGCTGTACTGCACTTAAATTATCACTGGTAACAGGGTGTAGAAACTCATTGAGGAATTCAATTATATGTCCCTGAGCTTTGAAACTAATGCTTTCATACATGTGTTGATCTTTTCCGTTAAATTTTGGTTATACGTGATGCTTCATGTGTGCATCAGATGCTGATGCAAATCATACTGTAAAATCCTTCTGGTGTACCTTAAATTTCATCATGTGAATGATAAGATTGAAAATGTTTGTTGTTTTATTCAGCTAGAATATTTTCCTTACAAGTATTCTAGGTGTTCTAGTATTCTATGGTCTAAAGCAATTTGATGGATTCTTTAACATTCGCAGTCAGCTAGAATGTAATCGCTTTTTGTGAAATTGTTGCAGGAAGCGGCTTTTTGTCATGATTAATAACCTCCCTACCATATATGAAGTTGTCACGGGAACTGCCAAGAAGCAAACCAAGGAGAAAACTCCCAAAAGCAGCAGCAAGAGCAATAAATCTGGCTCAAAAGTATGATTGACTGCATacttctttcaacttttttcttTGGCCATAATTAACCTCCTAAATTCATTCCATTATTCTTTTTGTCACTAAACACATGCAGCCACCACGCCAGCCAGAACCCAACTCAAGGGGTTCCAAGATGCCACCTCCAAAGGATGAGGATGATAGCGGAggcgaggaagaggaggaagaggaagatcATGAAAACACATTGTGTGGTGCTTGTGGTGACAACTACGGACAGGATGAGTTCTGGATATGCtgtgatgcctgtgagacttggTTCCATGGCAAGTGTGTCAAGATCACTCCTGCCAAGGCCGAGCACATCAAGCACTACAAGTGTCCGAACTgcagtggtagtagcaagagaGCGCGGGTGTGATCCTGCTGGATATATCCATCTCTCATGCCTGAAgaaccaagaatttgacttgctGTAAAACGGGTCGAATGCCCGATGGTTATGCATTTAGTTGTTGCTTTCAGTTTAGGACCAGCTGTAGGGTCTTGATGTGCTGTTTGTTGTATGTCAGAGACATTCTAGATCTATTGTTAGTAACTAGGAACTAACTGTAGTAGCCTGTATTTCTTCAAGCTTCTCCCAGTGCGCCTGTACTGGACTGAGAAACTGTTTTAGATCTAAGTTGTGCATTATGTACGACCGTCTACTCATGTTAGTTTGTTAAAAAGTTGTGTGCTGGCATTCTCTGCGTGCATACTC is a window from the Sorghum bicolor cultivar BTx623 chromosome 5, Sorghum_bicolor_NCBIv3, whole genome shotgun sequence genome containing:
- the LOC8057148 gene encoding PHD finger protein ALFIN-LIKE 8 codes for the protein MDGGGTHRTPEDVFRDFRARRAGMIKALTTDVEKFYQQCDPEKENLCLYGLPNETWEVNLPAEEVPPELPEPALGINFARDGMDEKDWLSLVAVHSDAWLLAVAFYFGARFGFDKESRKRLFVMINNLPTIYEVVTGTAKKQTKEKTPKSSSKSNKSGSKPPRQPEPNSRGSKMPPPKDEDDSGGEEEEEEEDHENTLCGACGDNYGQDEFWICCDACETWFHGKCVKITPAKAEHIKHYKCPNCSGSSKRARV